The following coding sequences lie in one Glycine soja cultivar W05 chromosome 16, ASM419377v2, whole genome shotgun sequence genomic window:
- the LOC114390197 gene encoding silicon efflux transporter LSI2-like yields the protein MALALTPTVVFGSIAFAVFWVLAVFPCVPFLPIGRTAGSLLGAMFMVIFKVLNPDQAFAAIDLPILGLLFGTMVVTVFLERADMFKYLGKLLSWKSQGPKDLLCRICLISAISSAFFTNDTSCVVLTEFVLKIARQHNLPPYPFLLALASSANIGSSATPIGNPQNLVIAIQGKISFGSFLTGILPAMLVGVVVNVVILIAMYWKVLTIHKDEEDPISEVAEEEFVSHQFSPATMSHCASFNSHECNDSLEPTNGLQNPSQVHPIRNQTTPSVTEVQMVLSSTKDSTTNASKMGTNDAKEETNPSKVVAIVVDKPIEAHVMHSSQGKVDYLRKKWKRIVWKSCVYAITLIMVIAMLLGANMAWAAIAAAITLVVLDFKDAGPSIDKVSYSLLIFFCGMFITVDGFKKTGIPGALWDLMEPYSRIDHASGIAILAIVILLLSNLASNVPTVLLLGARVAASAATVSKEDEKRAWLILAWVSTIAGNFSLLGSAANLVVCEQARKAPNIGYTLTFWTHLKFGLPSTLIVTAIGLTLIK from the exons ATGGCATTGGCTCTTACTCCAACAGTTGTCTTTGGCTCAATAGCCTTTGCAGTTTTCTGGGTTCTAGCAGTTTTCCCATGTGTGCCTTTTCTACCCATTGGGAGAACTGCAGGGTCCCTACTAGGTGCAATGTTTATGGTCATATTCAAAGTTCTTAATCCAGATCAAGCTTTTGCTGCAATTGATCTCCCAATTCTTGGTCTTCTTTTTGGGACAATGGTTGTTActgtttttcttgaaagagCAGACATGTTCAAGTACTTGGGGAAATTGCTCTCTTGGAAAAGCCAAGGACCAAAGGACTTACTCTGTAGAATTTGTTTAATTTCAGCTATATCAAGTGCCTTTTTCACCAATGACACATCTTGTGTTGTATTGACTGAATTTGTGTTGAAAATAGCAAGGCAACATAACCTCCCACCTTACCCTTTCCTTCTTGCACTAGCTTCAAGTGCTAATATTGGATCCTCAGCAACCCCAATTGGGAACCCCCAGAATCTAGTTATAGCTATTCAAGGTAAAATATCATTTGGGAGCTTTCTCACTGGTATTCTTCCAGCTATGCTTGTAGGAGTTGTGGTGAATGTTGTAATTCTTATAGCCATGTATTGGAAGGTGTTAACTATTCATAAGGATGAAGAGGATCCAATTTCAGAAGTTGCTGAAGAGGAGTTTGTTTCCCATCAGTTTTCTCCAGCCACAATGTCACATTGTGCATCCTTTAATTCTCATGAATGCAATGACAGTCTAGAACCTACTAATGGTCTTCAAAACCCTTCTCAAGTACATCCTATCAGAAACCAAACAACTCCAAGTGTAACTGAAGTTCAGATGGTTCTTAGTAGCACAAAGGATTCCACAACAAATGCATCCAAGATGGGGACAAATGATGCAAAGGAGGAAACTAATCCTTCAAAAGTTGTTGCAATAGTAGTAGATAAACCTATAGAAGCACATGTTATGCACTCTTCACAAGGAAAGGTGGactatttgagaaaaaaatggaaaaggatAGTGTGGAAATCTTGTGTTTATGCAATCACGTTGATAATGGTGATTGCAATGCTTCTTGGTGCAAATATGGCATGGGCTGCAATTGCAGCTGCAATAACTTTGGTGGTTCTTGATTTCAAAGATGCAGGGCCAAGCATAGACAAG GTCTCTTATTCACTGTTGATATTCTTTTGTGGAATGTTTATCACAGTAGATGGATTCAAGAAAACTGGAATTCCAGGTGCTCTTTGGGACTTAATGGAGCCTTATTCTCGAATAGATCATGCTAGTGGAATAGCTATACTGGCTATAGTTATACTTCTTCTATCAAATTTGGCTTCAAATGTACCAACTG TTCTATTGCTTGGAGCACGAGTTGCAGCCTCAGCTGCTACTGTTTCCAAAGAAGATGAGAAGAGAGCATGGCTAATCTTGGCTTGGGTGAGCACCATAGCAGGGAACTTTTCACTATTAGGATCAGCTGCAAACTTGGTAGTGTGTGAACAAGCTCGCAAAGCTCCAAACATTGGATACACGTTAACCTTTTGGACCCACCTAAAATTTGGCCTTCCTTCCACTCTTATAGTCACTGCTATTGGGTTGACActcataaaatga
- the LOC114389240 gene encoding silicon efflux transporter LSI3-like, translated as MALAPTSKVVLGSIAFAIFWVLAVFPAVPFLPIGRTAGSLLGAMLMVIFKVLSPDQAYAAIDLPILGLLFGTMAVTIFLERANMFKYLGKLLSWKSRGPKDLLCRICLISAISSAFFTNDTSCIVLTEFVLKIARQHNLPPYPFLLALATSANIGSSATPIGNPQNLVIAIQGKISFGRFLIGILPAMLVGVVVNVVFLIAMYWKVLSCPKDEEDPVSEVVVDEEVVSHQFSPARMSHFTSFNSQECNGSVELANSIQNSSQVHVMRDQSTPSESEVQMVHSGTKDFTTNSNASKEGTNDTKEETNPSKNVAIVVDKPIEALVILSSGEKDYMNKKWKRVLWKSCVYAITLVMLIAMLIGLNMAWTAIAAAITLVVLDFKDAGPSLDKVSYSLLVFFCGMFITVEGFKSTGIPSAMWDLMEPYSRIDHASETAILAIVILVLSNLASNVPTVLLLGARVAASAAAISKGDEERAWLILAWVSTIAGNFSLLGSAANLIVCEQARRAPNLGYTLTFWTHLKVGLPSTLIVTAIGLTLIK; from the exons ATGGCTTTAGCTCCTACTTCAAAAGTTGTCCTTGGTTCAATAGCCTTTGCTATCTTCTGGGTACTAGCAGTTTTCCCAGCTGTGCCTTTTCTACCCATTGGGAGAACTGCAGGGTCCCTGCTTGGTGCCATGCTTATGGTCATATTCAAAGTTCTTAGTCCAGATCAAGCTTATGCTGCAATTGATCTCCCAATTCTTGGTCTTCTTTTTGGGACTATGGCTGTCActatttttcttgaaagagcAAACATGTTCAAGTACTTGGGGAAATTGCTCTCTTGGAAAAGTAGAGGACCAAAGGACTTACTTTGTAGAATCTGTCTCATTTCTGCTATCTCAAGTGCTTTTTTCACCAATGACACTTCTTGCATTGTGTTGACTGAATTTGTGTTGAAAATTGCAAGGCAACATAACCTCCCACCTTACCCTTTCCTTCTTGCACTTGCTACAAGTGCTAATATTGGATCCTCAGCAACCCCAATTGGGAACCCCCAGAATTTGGTTATAGCTATTCAAGGTAAAATATCATTTGGGAGGTTTCTGATAGGTATTCTTCCAGCTATGCTTGTAGGAGTTGTGGTGAATGTTGTATTTCTTATAGCCATGTATTGGAAGGTACTATCTTGTCCTAAGGATGAAGAGGATCCAGTTTCAGAAGTTGTAGTGGATGAGGAGGTTGTTTCTCATCAGTTTTCTCCAGCCAGAATGTCTCATTTTACATCCTTTAATTCTCAAGAATGCAATGGCAGTGTAGAACTTGCTAATAGTATTCAAAACTCTTCCCAAGTTCATGTTATGAGAGACCAATCAACTCCAAGTGAAAGTGAAGTTCAGATGGTTCATAGTGGCACAAAGGATTTCACAACAAACTCAAATGCATCCAAGGAAGGGACAAATGATACAAAGGAGGAAACTAATCCTTCAAAAAATGTTGCAATAGTAGTGGATAAACCTATTGAAGCACTTGTTATACTCTCTTCAGGAGAAAAGGACTATATgaacaaaaaatggaagagggtACTGTGGAAATCTTGTGTTTATGCAATCACACTAGTAATGTTGATTGCAATGCTCATTGGTTTGAATATGGCATGGACTGCAATTGCAGCTGCAATAACTTTGGTGGTTCTTGATTTCAAAGATGCAGGGCCAAGCTTAGACAAG GTCTCATATTCACTTTTGGTATTCTTCTGTGGAATGTTTATCACAGTAGAGGGCTTTAAGTCCACTGGAATTCCTAGTGCTATGTGGGACTTAATGGAGCCCTATTCTCGAATAGATCATGCTAGTGAAACAGCTATACTTGCTATAGTTATACTTGTCCTATCAAATTTGGCTTCAAACGTACCAACAG TTCTATTGCTTGGAGCAAGAGTTGCAGCCTCAGCTGCTGCAATTTCCAAAGGAGATGAGGAGAGGGCATGGCTAATCTTAGCTTGGGTTAGCACTATAGCAGGGAACTTTTCACTATTAGGATCAGCTGCCAACTTGATAGTGTGTGAACAAGCTCGTCGAGCTCCAAACCTTGGATACACATTAACCTTTTGGACTCATCTAAAAGTTGGCCTTCCTTCAACTCTTATAGTCACTGCTATTGGGTTGACACTCATAAAATGA
- the LOC114389562 gene encoding silicon efflux transporter LSI2-like → MALAPVPKLVLGSVAFAIFWVLAVFPAVPFLPIGRTAGSLLGAMLMVIFRVISPDQAYEAIDLPILGLLFGTMVVSVYLERADMFKYIGKLLSWKSRGAKDLLCRICVISAVSSALFTNDTACVVLTEFILKIAKQHNLPPHPLLLALATSSNIGSAATPIGNPQNLVIAVQGRISFGQFLIGILPAMLVGVVVNALILMAMYWKVLSIQKDEEDPVADYAAAEEVNSHQFSPATMSHFNSLNSQEWNARIDSFNIPNSPQVQTLRNRSAAIDGEIDRVLSNTLDSTRNSNASKEETNGMPPLTKEEINGSPSKDDGIVDKPVEAHVLLTLEEKDYTSVRWKYILWKSCVYIITLGMLIAMLLGLNMSWTAISAALALVVLDFKDARPSLEKVSYSLLIFFCGMFITVDGFNRTGIPGALWDVMEPYSRVNQASGVAILALVILILSNVASNVPTVLLLGGPVAASAAAISQADEKKAWLILAWASTVAGNLSLLGSAANLIVCEQARRAPNIAYTLTFWSHLKFGLPSTLIITAIGLTLIR, encoded by the exons ATGGCATTAGCACCGGTTCCAAAACTTGTCCTTGGTTCAGTTGCCTTTGCAATCTTCTGGGTGTTGGCAGTTTTCCCTGCTGTGCCTTTTCTTCCCATTGGGAGAACTGCAGGGTCCCTGCTAGGTGCAATGCTTATGGTCATATTCCGAGTTATTAGTCCAGATCAAGCATATGAAGCAATTGATCTTCCCATTCTTGGTCTTCTTTTTGGCACAATGGTTGTCAGTGTTTACCTTGAAAGAGCTGACATGTTCAAATACATTGGGAAATTGCTCTCTTGGAAAAGTAGAGGAGCAAAGGACTTGCTTTGCAGAATCTGTGTGATTTCTGCTGTCTCGAGTGCACTCTTCACTAACGATACCGCTTGTGTTGTTTTGACAGAATTCATATTGAAAATTGCAAAGCAGCATAACCTCCCACCCCATCCTTTACTACTTGCACTTGCTACAAGTTCCAATATTGGGTCTGCTGCAACTCCAATTGGTAACCCCCAAAATCTGGTTATAGCTGTTCAGGGTAGAATATCATTTGGACAGTTTCTAATTGGTATTCTTCCAGCTATGCTTGTTGGGGTTGTAGTGAATGCTTTAATTCTTATGGCTATGTATTGGAAGGTGTTGTCTATTCAGAAGGACGAAGAGGATCCAGTGGCAGATTATGCAGCAGCGGAAGAGGTTAATTCCCACCAGTTTTCTCCAGCCACAATGTCTCATTTCAACTCCCTTAATTCTCAAGAATGGAATGCCCGCATAGACAGTTTTAATATTCCAAATTCCCCTCAAGTTCAGACTCTAAGAAACCGGTCAGCGGCAATTGATGGTGAAATTGACAGGGTTCTTAGTAACACATTAGATTCCACAAGAAACTCAAATGCATCAAAGGAGGAGACAAATGGTATGCCTCCTTTAACAAAGGAGGAAATAAATGGCAGTCCTTCAAAAGATGATGGAATAGTAGATAAACCAGTAGAAGCACATGTCTTGCTTACTTTAGAAGAAAAGGACTATACAAGTGTTAGATGGAAATATATACTGTGGAAATCCTGCGTATACATAATCACATTAGGAATGTTGATTGCAATGCTTCTAGGTTTGAATATGTCATGGACTGCTATTTCAGCTGCACTAGCTTTGGTAGTTCTTGATTTCAAAGATGCTAGGCCAAGCTTAGAGAAG GTTTCCTATTCACTCTTGATATTCTTTTGTGGAATGTTCATCACAGTAGATGGCTTCAACAGAACTGGGATTCCAGGTGCTCTTTGGGATGTCATGGAGCCTTATTCTCGAGTAAATCAAGCTAGTGGAGTAGCAATACTTGCTCTAGTTATATTAATCCTATCAAATGTGGCTTCAAACGTACCAACTG TTCTATTGCTTGGAGGACCAGTTGCAGCCTCAGCTGCTGCAATTTCCCAAGCGGATGAGAAGAAAGCATGGCTCATCTTGGCTTGGGCCAGCACAGTTGCAGGGAACCTTTCACTATTGGGATCAGCTGCTAACTTGATAGTGTGTGAACAAGCTCGCCGAGCCCCCAACATTGCATACACATTAACCTTCTGGAGCCATCTGAAATTTGGTCTTCCTTCCACCCTTATAATCACTGCTATTGGTTTGACACTCATAAGATGA